The Microbulbifer hydrolyticus genome has a segment encoding these proteins:
- the purH gene encoding bifunctional phosphoribosylaminoimidazolecarboxamide formyltransferase/IMP cyclohydrolase: protein MTDKVAVRRALISVSDKTGIVEFARELSSLGVEILSTGGTYRQLGEAGIPVVEVSDYTGFPEMMDGRVKTLHPKVHGGILGRRGKDDAVMSEHGIKPIDMVVVNLYPFKATVADPNCDLPTAIENIDIGGPTMVRSAAKNHKDVAIVVNAHSYDTVIEEMKANDGQLGYETRYDLMVQAFEHTAQYDGMIANHFGARNTSNESRAFPNTYNVQYEKAQDMRYGENPHQKAAFYVEADAEEASVSTATQLQGKELSFNNVADTDAALETVKLFDEPACVIVKHANPCGVAVAKDIKTAYELAFATDPESAFGGIIAFNRELDAETAQLIVDKQFSEVIIAPKVSAEAAQAVTAKKNVRLLECGEWSAARPAAFDYKRVTGGLLVQEKDNGMVAKDDLKVVTKVQPSDEQLEELLFAWKVAKMVKSNAIIYAKDGRTIGVGAGQMSRVNSARIAAIKAEHAGLEVKGAVMASDAFFPFRDGIDNAAKVGISAVIQPGGSMRDDEVIAAADEHGMAMVFTGMRHFRH from the coding sequence ATGACTGACAAGGTGGCCGTTCGCCGCGCGCTGATCAGCGTTTCCGACAAAACCGGCATTGTGGAATTTGCCCGCGAACTCTCCAGCCTGGGTGTGGAGATCCTCTCCACCGGCGGAACCTACCGCCAGCTGGGCGAAGCCGGCATCCCGGTGGTGGAAGTATCCGACTACACCGGCTTTCCGGAAATGATGGATGGCCGTGTAAAAACCCTGCACCCGAAAGTGCACGGCGGCATCCTCGGCCGCCGCGGTAAAGACGACGCGGTGATGAGCGAGCACGGCATCAAGCCCATCGATATGGTCGTGGTCAACCTGTATCCTTTCAAGGCCACCGTTGCCGACCCGAACTGCGACCTGCCCACCGCCATCGAAAATATCGATATCGGCGGTCCCACCATGGTCCGCTCCGCAGCCAAGAATCACAAAGATGTCGCCATCGTGGTCAACGCACACAGCTACGATACCGTGATCGAGGAAATGAAGGCCAACGACGGCCAGCTCGGTTACGAAACCCGCTATGACCTGATGGTGCAGGCGTTCGAGCACACCGCCCAGTACGACGGCATGATTGCCAACCACTTCGGCGCTCGCAACACCAGCAACGAATCCCGCGCGTTCCCGAATACCTACAACGTCCAATACGAAAAAGCCCAGGACATGCGCTACGGCGAGAACCCGCACCAGAAAGCGGCTTTCTATGTCGAAGCTGATGCCGAGGAGGCCTCCGTCTCCACCGCCACCCAGCTGCAGGGCAAGGAACTGTCCTTCAACAACGTGGCCGACACCGACGCCGCGCTGGAAACCGTCAAGCTGTTCGACGAACCCGCCTGCGTCATCGTCAAACACGCCAACCCCTGCGGCGTCGCCGTGGCCAAGGACATCAAGACCGCCTATGAGCTGGCCTTCGCCACCGACCCGGAATCCGCGTTCGGCGGCATCATCGCCTTCAACCGCGAACTGGATGCCGAAACCGCCCAGCTGATCGTCGACAAGCAGTTCTCCGAAGTCATCATCGCGCCCAAGGTCTCCGCCGAAGCGGCACAGGCCGTTACCGCGAAGAAGAACGTGCGCCTGCTGGAATGCGGCGAATGGAGCGCAGCGCGCCCCGCCGCCTTCGACTACAAGCGTGTGACCGGTGGCCTGCTGGTGCAGGAAAAAGACAACGGCATGGTTGCTAAAGACGACCTCAAGGTCGTCACCAAGGTGCAGCCGTCCGACGAGCAGCTCGAAGAACTGCTGTTCGCCTGGAAGGTGGCCAAAATGGTCAAATCCAACGCCATCATCTACGCCAAAGACGGCCGCACCATCGGCGTCGGCGCCGGCCAGATGAGCCGTGTCAACTCCGCGCGTATCGCCGCCATCAAGGCCGAGCACGCCGGCCTGGAAGTGAAAGGCGCGGTTATGGCGTCTGACGCCTTCTTCCCCTTCCGCGACGGCATCGACAACGCCGCCAAGGTCGGCATCAGCGCCGTGATTCAGCCGGGTGGCTCCATGCGCGACGACGAAGTCATCGCCGCTGCCGACGAGCACGGCATGGCGATGGTATTTACCGGTATGCGTCACTTCCGCCACTGA
- the purD gene encoding phosphoribosylamine--glycine ligase: MNILVIGSGGREHALAWKAAQNPAVDTVFVAPGNAGTAREPKLQNVNIGVDNFSALSDLVEEKGIDLTIVGPEVPLVDGIVDFFNSRGHNIFGPEKAPAQLEGSKAFTKDFLERHAIPTAAYQNFTEVEPAVAYVREQGAPIVVKADGLAAGKGVIVAETVEQAELAVRDMLSGNAFGDAGCRVVIEEFLTGEEASFIVMVDGENILPMATSQDHKRVGDGDTGPNTGGMGAYSPAPVVTPDVHARVMKEVIEPTVKGLASEGMPYTGFLYAGLMIDEQGAPKVIEYNCRFGDPETQPIMMRLKSDLVELCMAAIEKRLDQVEVEWDSRPALGVVLAAHGYPGSYRKGDGITGLDKADSENAKVFHAGTALDGERVVTSGGRVLCATALGDTVAEAKDNAYECARKIHWEGAFYRKDIGYRAVEREQSEKA, encoded by the coding sequence ATGAACATCCTGGTAATCGGCTCTGGTGGCCGTGAACACGCACTGGCCTGGAAGGCCGCACAGAACCCCGCCGTAGACACCGTCTTCGTCGCCCCCGGCAACGCCGGCACCGCCCGCGAACCCAAGCTGCAGAACGTCAATATCGGCGTCGACAACTTCTCCGCCCTGTCTGACCTCGTCGAAGAAAAGGGTATCGACCTCACCATCGTCGGCCCCGAAGTACCGCTGGTCGACGGCATCGTCGACTTCTTCAACAGCCGCGGCCACAACATCTTCGGCCCTGAAAAAGCCCCCGCCCAGCTCGAAGGCTCCAAAGCCTTCACCAAGGACTTCCTCGAACGCCACGCCATCCCCACCGCCGCCTACCAGAACTTCACCGAAGTCGAGCCGGCCGTGGCCTACGTGCGCGAGCAGGGCGCGCCCATCGTCGTCAAAGCAGACGGCCTGGCCGCAGGTAAAGGCGTCATCGTCGCCGAAACCGTCGAACAGGCGGAGCTGGCGGTGCGCGACATGCTCAGCGGCAATGCCTTCGGCGACGCCGGCTGCCGCGTCGTCATCGAGGAATTCCTCACCGGCGAAGAGGCCAGCTTCATCGTCATGGTGGATGGCGAAAACATTCTGCCCATGGCCACCAGCCAGGACCACAAACGCGTTGGCGACGGCGACACCGGCCCCAACACCGGCGGCATGGGCGCCTACTCCCCGGCACCCGTCGTCACCCCGGACGTCCACGCAAGGGTTATGAAAGAAGTCATCGAGCCGACCGTCAAAGGCCTGGCCAGTGAGGGCATGCCCTACACAGGTTTCCTCTATGCCGGCCTGATGATCGACGAACAGGGCGCCCCCAAGGTCATTGAATACAACTGCCGGTTCGGCGACCCGGAAACCCAGCCGATCATGATGCGCCTCAAATCCGACCTGGTGGAGTTGTGCATGGCGGCAATCGAAAAACGCCTGGACCAGGTGGAAGTCGAGTGGGATTCCCGTCCGGCACTGGGTGTCGTACTGGCTGCGCACGGCTATCCCGGAAGCTACCGCAAGGGCGATGGCATCACCGGGCTCGACAAGGCCGACAGTGAAAATGCCAAGGTCTTCCACGCCGGCACGGCACTGGACGGCGAGCGTGTTGTAACCAGTGGCGGCCGGGTCCTCTGTGCCACCGCACTGGGTGACACCGTGGCGGAAGCCAAGGACAATGCATACGAATGCGCCCGCAAAATTCACTGGGAAGGCGCCTTCTACCGCAAGGACATCGGTTACCGTGCCGTTGAGCGGGAACAGTCTGAAAAGGCCTGA
- the coq7 gene encoding 2-polyprenyl-3-methyl-6-methoxy-1,4-benzoquinone monooxygenase: MSNQRQLSGLDRLLLQADRALRTLSPGSPCHERPSPAKSAGEAELSDTERRHAAGLMRVNHSGEVCAQALYQGQALTAKLPQVRAEMEHAADEEIDHLAWCEQRLDELGSRPSLLNPLWYGLSFGIGAAAGKVSDRVSLGFVAATEEQVCKHLESHLRELPAQDDKSRAVVEQMLVDEAKHQHAALDAGGARFPGPVKGLMTLVSKAMTSVSYRV; the protein is encoded by the coding sequence ATGAGCAATCAACGTCAATTGTCCGGCTTGGACCGCCTGCTGCTGCAGGCGGATCGTGCCCTGCGTACCCTGAGCCCAGGATCCCCCTGCCACGAGCGCCCTTCCCCCGCCAAGTCTGCCGGTGAGGCTGAACTGTCAGACACAGAGCGCCGCCATGCGGCGGGCCTGATGCGGGTGAACCACAGCGGTGAGGTTTGCGCCCAGGCCCTGTACCAGGGTCAGGCGCTGACCGCGAAGCTGCCACAGGTGCGTGCGGAAATGGAGCATGCGGCGGATGAAGAGATTGATCACCTGGCGTGGTGCGAGCAACGCCTGGATGAACTGGGCAGCCGCCCCAGCCTGCTGAACCCGCTCTGGTACGGGCTTTCTTTCGGTATCGGCGCTGCCGCAGGCAAGGTGAGTGACAGGGTCAGCCTAGGGTTTGTCGCCGCCACCGAGGAGCAAGTGTGTAAACACCTGGAGAGCCATCTGCGGGAGCTTCCGGCACAGGACGACAAGAGCCGCGCGGTGGTGGAACAGATGCTGGTGGATGAAGCCAAACACCAGCACGCGGCGCTGGATGCCGGCGGGGCGCGCTTCCCCGGGCCGGTAAAGGGGCTGATGACCCTGGTATCCAAGGCCATGACCTCGGTGAGCTATCGGGTGTAG
- a CDS encoding OsmC family protein, with translation MQGRVTWVNGVTFVGESDSGNSVVMEGGQKNNGIRPMEMILLGVGGCASYDVVGILEKTRQDVVSCHVELKGYRPDAVPAPFEKIEMEFVVRGRDIKEKHVAKAVELSAEKYCSASIMLGKAGVEIVHTYRIEEA, from the coding sequence ATGCAGGGTCGGGTGACCTGGGTAAATGGCGTCACTTTTGTCGGTGAGTCCGACAGTGGTAATTCGGTGGTAATGGAAGGTGGGCAGAAGAACAATGGTATCCGCCCCATGGAGATGATCCTGCTGGGGGTGGGTGGCTGCGCTTCTTACGACGTGGTCGGCATCCTTGAGAAGACCCGCCAGGATGTGGTCAGCTGCCATGTGGAGCTCAAGGGGTATCGCCCGGATGCGGTCCCGGCACCGTTCGAGAAGATCGAGATGGAGTTTGTGGTGCGCGGGCGCGATATCAAGGAAAAACATGTGGCCAAGGCCGTTGAGCTGTCTGCGGAAAAGTACTGCTCCGCGTCGATCATGCTCGGCAAGGCCGGTGTCGAGATCGTGCACACATACCGTATCGAAGAAGCCTGA
- the crp gene encoding cAMP-activated global transcriptional regulator CRP produces the protein MTVATEETLSTGNIEDFLAHCHRRRYPAKSTIIYAGDRCESLYFIMRGSVTVLIEDDEGREMIVAYLNDGDFFGEMGLFDQDTRSAWVRTKTECEVAEISYTKFQELTRQHPEFLFNLATQMALRLRNTTRKVGDLAFLDVTGRVARTLLDLCNEPDAMTHPEGMQIKITRQEIGRIVGCSREMVGRVLKTLEEQGLVSVKGKTMVVFGTR, from the coding sequence GTGACGGTTGCTACCGAAGAAACCCTGTCTACTGGCAACATTGAAGACTTTCTCGCCCATTGCCACCGCCGCCGCTACCCGGCCAAGAGCACGATCATCTACGCTGGCGACCGCTGCGAGTCTCTGTACTTCATCATGCGCGGCTCCGTGACCGTACTGATCGAAGACGACGAGGGCCGCGAGATGATCGTTGCCTATCTGAACGACGGCGACTTCTTTGGCGAAATGGGCCTGTTCGACCAGGACACCCGCAGCGCCTGGGTGCGCACCAAGACCGAATGTGAGGTCGCGGAAATCTCCTACACCAAATTCCAGGAGCTGACCCGTCAGCACCCCGAATTCCTGTTCAACCTGGCCACCCAGATGGCGCTGCGCCTGCGCAACACCACCCGCAAAGTGGGCGACCTGGCGTTCCTCGACGTGACCGGCCGCGTGGCACGTACCCTGCTCGACCTGTGCAACGAGCCGGATGCCATGACCCACCCGGAAGGCATGCAGATCAAGATCACCCGCCAGGAAATCGGCCGTATCGTCGGTTGCTCCCGCGAGATGGTGGGGCGGGTACTGAAGACCCTTGAAGAACAGGGGCTGGTATCGGTGAAAGGCAAAACGATGGTGGTCTTCGGCACAAGATAG
- the trpC gene encoding indole-3-glycerol phosphate synthase TrpC: MSTPTILKTIVERKWEEVAERKKQVSQDEMQQRALEQPACRGFVQAIEAKRNAGEAAVIAEIKKASPSKGVIREDFIPAEIATSYEKGGAACLSVLTDVDFFQGADEYLQQARNAVRLPVIRKDFIVDPYQVYEARAIGADCILLIAACLDDAQLTSLNDLAMELGLDVLVEVHDRAELERALKLPNRLIGINNRNLHTFEVQLETTFKLLDLIPEDRIVVTESGIHTTDDVAAMRGHNVDSFLVGEAFMREPEPGRRLMELFN, translated from the coding sequence ATGAGTACCCCAACGATTCTGAAGACCATCGTCGAGCGCAAATGGGAAGAAGTGGCCGAGCGCAAGAAGCAGGTCTCGCAGGATGAGATGCAACAGCGTGCACTAGAGCAGCCCGCGTGCCGGGGCTTCGTGCAGGCCATCGAGGCCAAGCGCAACGCCGGAGAGGCAGCCGTGATCGCCGAGATCAAGAAGGCTTCCCCCAGCAAGGGCGTGATTCGCGAGGACTTTATTCCCGCTGAAATCGCTACCAGCTACGAGAAGGGCGGTGCTGCCTGCCTGTCGGTGTTGACCGATGTGGACTTTTTCCAGGGCGCTGATGAATACCTGCAACAGGCCCGCAATGCGGTGCGTCTGCCGGTCATCCGCAAGGACTTTATTGTCGATCCCTATCAGGTGTACGAGGCGCGCGCCATCGGTGCCGACTGCATCCTGTTGATCGCCGCCTGCCTGGACGATGCCCAGCTGACCAGCCTGAACGACCTGGCCATGGAGTTGGGTCTCGACGTGCTGGTGGAAGTGCACGATCGCGCAGAGCTGGAGCGGGCGCTGAAGCTGCCGAATCGCCTGATCGGCATCAACAATCGCAACCTGCACACCTTTGAAGTGCAGCTGGAGACCACTTTCAAGCTGCTGGATCTAATCCCGGAAGACCGCATTGTGGTGACCGAGAGTGGCATCCACACCACCGATGACGTGGCGGCCATGCGTGGTCACAATGTGGATTCTTTCTTGGTCGGCGAAGCGTTTATGCGCGAACCGGAGCCTGGCCGTCGTCTGATGGAGCTATTCAACTGA